One region of Phragmites australis chromosome 18, lpPhrAust1.1, whole genome shotgun sequence genomic DNA includes:
- the LOC133898536 gene encoding uncharacterized protein LOC133898536: MHELQLIMRDLGQYGCVLPKNFQVNAILAKLPTSWCDFVTAHRHLKQQLTLNELIAAINVEEKSKTGYGGVKVPAQANLIEHKNHPGKNVKKEKAKLGFSGPKANTMKKKKKPEIVCYVCGGLDHFSLGCRWWIRTDGEQGLGSSAQSRTSELEADFRQDSCPKGVDGGSVLMGNRVLAAVRGVGQMSLKLISGKTLVLKDVLFIPVMTHNLLSGSMLCR; the protein is encoded by the exons ATGCATGAGTTACAACTGATCATGCGAGACTTAGGCCAGTACGGCTGTGTCCTCCCTAAGAATTTCCAGGTTAATGCCATTCTAGCCAAGCTGCCCACTTCTTGGTGTGACTTTGTCACTGCACATCGGCACTTAAAGCAGCAattgactcttaatgagctcattgctGCTATTAATGTTGAGGAGAAGTCTAAGACAGGCTATGGTGGGGTGAAGGTGCCTGCTCAAGCTAACCTTATCGAGCACAAGAACCACCCTGGGAAAAATGTGAAGAAGGAAAAGGCCAAGCTTGGTTTTTCTGGACCGAAGGCTAACAcgatgaaaaagaagaagaagcccgaGATTGTTTGCTACGTCTGTGGTGGGTTGGATCACTTCTCTTTAGGGTGCAGATGGTGGATCCGTACTGATGGGGAACAGGGTCTCGGTAGCAGTGCGCAGAGTAGGACAAGTGAGCTTGAAGCTGACTTCcggcaagactcttgtcctAAA GGCGTAGATGGTGGATCCGTACTGATGGGGAACAGGGTCTTGGCAGCAGTGCGCGGAGTAGGACAAATGAGCTTGAAGCTGATTTCcggcaagactcttgtcctTAAGGATGTGCTGTTCATTCCTGTCATGACCCATAATCTTCTTAGCGGATCGATGCTATGCCGGTAA